Proteins encoded together in one Bradyrhizobium sp. PSBB068 window:
- a CDS encoding SIR2 family protein, with amino-acid sequence MIDWPSTLINEIAKGRCVLFLGAGVSATASNPAGNRPPDWKTFLSAACSLVKDPTKRAAVDALISEGKLLVALQAIKDLSDQADYHAFLDSHFNSPHFEPSELHRIINALDARIVITTNFDKIYERYCFSAPGGMDAFKIIDYRAAILADELRSDTRLIVKAHGTIDKIDEMIFTKAQYHEAKRDYPRFYDVLRAIFLTNTIVFIGCGLEDPDILLLLEDVRISGRQSKPHYALIKQGKHEFMIRDWRATYNIAVIEYGPDHDDLKGELQNLLDQVESARADLTGAIPAGV; translated from the coding sequence ATGATCGACTGGCCCTCAACCTTGATAAACGAAATCGCCAAAGGGCGATGTGTTCTCTTCCTGGGTGCTGGCGTATCTGCTACCGCCAGCAATCCGGCTGGTAATCGACCGCCGGACTGGAAGACCTTTCTTTCAGCGGCTTGCTCTTTGGTGAAAGATCCGACAAAGCGTGCGGCGGTAGACGCTTTGATATCGGAAGGAAAGCTTCTAGTAGCGCTTCAAGCGATTAAGGATCTGTCCGATCAAGCGGACTATCACGCATTCCTAGATAGCCATTTCAATAGCCCTCACTTTGAGCCCAGCGAACTACATCGCATCATCAATGCTCTCGATGCTCGAATAGTGATCACGACCAATTTTGATAAGATCTATGAACGGTATTGCTTTTCGGCTCCAGGTGGAATGGATGCATTTAAAATCATAGATTATAGAGCAGCAATTCTAGCTGATGAGCTTCGATCCGATACGAGGCTCATCGTGAAGGCGCATGGCACCATCGACAAAATCGATGAAATGATCTTCACTAAGGCTCAATATCACGAGGCGAAAAGAGACTATCCAAGGTTCTATGATGTTCTGAGAGCAATCTTTTTAACGAACACGATTGTTTTCATCGGCTGCGGCCTAGAGGATCCTGACATCCTCCTGTTGCTTGAGGATGTCCGAATATCGGGGCGTCAAAGTAAGCCTCATTATGCGCTCATAAAACAGGGCAAGCATGAATTCATGATTCGTGATTGGCGGGCAACGTACAACATAGCTGTGATTGAGTATGGTCCTGACCATGACGACCTAAAAGGCGAGCTACAAAATTTGCTCGATCAGGTGGAGAGTGCTCGAGCCGATTTAACCGGTGCAATACCAGCAGGAGTATAA
- a CDS encoding AAA family ATPase, whose translation MTAKTIVFFNNKGGVGKTTLACNVVSYLNMHLGKRVLLVDGDPQCNATQSVLEEDLLGEIYWDRFSARKTLYHYLKPLERGEPSIEGTFEPVRSSENAYKTDLIAGHPNMSLVEDRLSQAWSDLQGADPIRGYRISNWMSQLLHSIGDRYDLIVFDVGPSLGALNRTILLSCDYIVTPFGSDIFSLLGIRNISAWIKSWSDDYERAVANLKRKNETILSEFSGIVDTSVKFRLAGYSVQQYVKRKFKEKARPVKAYDEIIQDIPETVQESLGAFIPDFLKFEDLELGHIPFLYSLVPLAQSQRVPIHALTQHKAVVGNQVRQVADYAQLMKVVCHRLLNNVNSQAAADVQRP comes from the coding sequence TTGACCGCCAAGACAATCGTCTTTTTCAATAATAAAGGCGGCGTTGGGAAGACGACCCTAGCCTGCAACGTCGTTTCTTACCTGAACATGCACCTCGGCAAGAGGGTGCTGCTAGTGGATGGTGATCCGCAATGCAATGCAACTCAGTCGGTCCTCGAGGAGGATCTGCTGGGTGAAATCTACTGGGATCGTTTCAGCGCTCGAAAGACGCTTTATCACTACCTTAAACCACTAGAGCGAGGCGAGCCTTCGATCGAAGGGACATTCGAGCCCGTGAGGTCATCAGAAAACGCTTACAAGACCGACCTAATCGCAGGGCATCCCAATATGTCCCTTGTTGAAGATCGGCTCAGTCAAGCTTGGAGCGATCTGCAAGGCGCCGATCCGATCCGGGGCTATAGAATCAGCAACTGGATGTCGCAGTTGCTTCATTCAATCGGCGACCGATATGACCTCATTGTTTTCGATGTTGGTCCGTCGCTCGGCGCCCTAAATCGTACAATTCTGTTGAGCTGTGATTACATCGTCACGCCATTCGGGTCCGACATTTTCAGCCTCTTGGGCATCCGGAATATCTCCGCATGGATCAAGAGTTGGTCGGATGACTATGAGAGAGCTGTCGCTAATCTCAAGCGAAAGAACGAGACGATACTGAGCGAATTTTCTGGAATCGTGGACACGAGTGTAAAATTTCGTTTGGCCGGATATTCAGTTCAGCAGTATGTCAAACGAAAATTCAAAGAAAAGGCCCGTCCGGTAAAGGCTTATGACGAAATAATTCAAGATATCCCTGAGACGGTGCAAGAAAGCCTCGGCGCCTTTATACCTGACTTTTTGAAGTTCGAAGATCTAGAACTGGGACACATCCCGTTTCTCTACAGTCTGGTTCCCCTTGCTCAGTCACAGCGGGTGCCAATTCACGCACTTACACAACACAAGGCAGTTGTTGGGAATCAAGTGCGCCAAGTAGCTGACTATGCACAGCTGATGAAAGTCGTGTGTCATCGCTTGCTGAACAATGTGAATAGCCAAGCCGCTGCGGATGTTCAGCGCCCATGA